Part of the Paenibacillus terrae HPL-003 genome is shown below.
AATATATACATCGCCTTTATGGTTAACCGAGCACAAGAAAACATCCTTAAAATCTTTATGTCCTTGAGCTTGAATCTGATTTTTAAGCCAAAAACGGTTCATATCCATACGTTCCAAATTTCGATCCAGCACCTTGCCATCCATAATCAACGGAATGGGAAGACCTTCATATCTAAACTTCCCGCCGATTTGAGGCGAATGATGGACTTTATTCTCCTGTTGATCGTTGTTTGTCAAATTCGTTTGTCCTAAATTTTGTTTCTGCTTATCAGATTCACTATCTTCAACGTTATCATCTTTACGTATGACCGTGAGCTTGCCTGTCGTTTCCAAAATAACATATTCTACATGGTCCAAGCCTTCGATATTTTGTTCCCGAAGTTGTAACAGCAGATCATCTAAATTGTAGCGTTGCTTCAGCATTTCTTCCCTGTTTATTTGTCCATTGGAGAACAATACACTGGGCTTACCATCGAATAGCAGCCGCAGACGCCGACTTTTAAGACTGAAATACGAAATTCCGATCTGCAAAATCAGCAGCACGCCCAAAGGAATCAGCCCTTCATACAACGGACGTTTTATATCTTCCAAACTGAATACAGCGATTTCCGCAATCATAATGGATATCACGAGGTCAAAAACAGATAATTTTCCGATCTCCCGTTTACCCATTAAGCGCATAACCAGAAATACAATAAAATACATGAGCAACGTTCGAAATATATGTGCAAAAATATCGTGACCCAACATGTCGCCTCCTCTCCTGTACTTGCGACAAGACATTCGCCGTTCATTGTACACGTATTCTGACCGTTTCTCATATCAACCATACAAAAAAACAAAAGGTTAAATTATTCAAATAAAGACAAAGACTGCTTGCGACTTGGTACTAAG
Proteins encoded:
- a CDS encoding DUF421 domain-containing protein, whose protein sequence is MGHDIFAHIFRTLLMYFIVFLVMRLMGKREIGKLSVFDLVISIMIAEIAVFSLEDIKRPLYEGLIPLGVLLILQIGISYFSLKSRRLRLLFDGKPSVLFSNGQINREEMLKQRYNLDDLLLQLREQNIEGLDHVEYVILETTGKLTVIRKDDNVEDSESDKQKQNLGQTNLTNNDQQENKVHHSPQIGGKFRYEGLPIPLIMDGKVLDRNLERMDMNRFWLKNQIQAQGHKDFKDVFLCSVNHKGDVYITPPAFGESLD